One genomic segment of Natronospira proteinivora includes these proteins:
- a CDS encoding tetratricopeptide repeat protein, with protein sequence MPKGEAVSRRSSTNDVGPAIQALERGEVSWAYNYIMANCDTNDPFVLSVLGKVYLIGSNDVPQDVGLAVECYERSASEGDVLCSYYELIKIYFYGFGGMASCEKAVAYCRLLAEESKDPRAIFHLGRMAMEGRCMDKDIDYASKMFKQAWDSGYVYGLTYMAKIDFLKGRFFQSIVKRIRAVRLLWKLEGDPEQYWRIELPL encoded by the coding sequence ATGCCAAAGGGCGAAGCGGTGAGTAGACGTAGTTCAACTAATGATGTGGGCCCAGCAATTCAGGCGTTGGAGCGCGGCGAGGTTTCTTGGGCATATAATTATATTATGGCCAACTGCGATACAAATGATCCTTTTGTCCTCTCCGTTTTGGGTAAAGTTTATCTGATCGGATCTAATGATGTTCCGCAGGATGTGGGTTTGGCAGTCGAGTGTTACGAACGGTCTGCGTCTGAAGGCGATGTTCTTTGCTCATACTATGAGTTAATTAAAATTTATTTTTATGGTTTTGGCGGGATGGCTAGCTGCGAGAAAGCGGTCGCTTATTGCCGGCTGCTTGCAGAGGAGTCCAAGGATCCTAGAGCTATTTTCCACCTGGGAAGGATGGCGATGGAAGGAAGATGCATGGATAAGGATATCGATTATGCAAGTAAGATGTTTAAGCAGGCATGGGATAGCGGTTATGTCTATGGATTAACTTACATGGCAAAAATTGACTTCCTAAAAGGTCGATTTTTCCAGTCTATCGTTAAGCGAATTCGGGCAGTTAGATTATTGTGGAAACTGGAGGGCGATCCCGAGCAGTACTGGCGGATAGAACTCCCCCTCTAA